The window TGCGTCTGTGTGTTCATTTTAGGAGCCACCAGGTAGAGGGACTTGCCTCCTCCTCACAGGCCTTGCCCCACCCTCTGTTCTCAGGGTTCAAACTGTGAGACCTGACTTGAGGCTGGGGTATTTTCTCTGCCAGACATCGGCCTGAGAATTTTAAGAGTCCAGAGCTGAAATCACAGGCtaggtggtttttgttttgtttcgttttgtttttaattaaaggcAACTTTTTTGGGAAGTCAAAGATGGTCACGCCCTGCTAGTCCTTCGGCAGGAAACAGGAAGTCAGTCTCCTCAGCTGTGACCATGCTCAGGAGAACTCAAACCAGTGCTCACTCACTTTTAAATAAAGGAGGCAGCACTCAGAGTAGGAAGACACTTTATTATGTTGCTCGCTCACACCGGCCGCACAGAGAGGTACTCCTGGGACAGAGTCAGCCGTCCAGGTGATGGAGGGGACACCTCGCTGCCTTAGGGTCAGCTAGCGCCCCACATCCCCCAACCCCAACCGGGGCCTACCTACCCCTCAGGGACATGGTCGGCCACACTGGCCCAGGGTGGTTCCAAGGACGCTCACCCAGCTTGTGCTAGAGAGGCAGCTGGGCTGTCACCTTCTGAAGGGAGAGCCAAGGTGTCCTGTTCAGGGCCCCAGCCTCCTCCCCGCCGGGGCCACCACACTCCCACTTGAGGCGGCGCTGGCCTGAGGGTCAAAGTGGGACCAAAAGGTCCACAGCCAGCGAGTCTGGAGACCATGGCCCCTCCTCTCAGAGGCTCAAACGGCCCAGTAGGCAGCTCAGCTCTGCTGTCCCAGCCGAGGCCTGGCCTGGAGTCCCGGCCGCCCTGCGAGGCGGGCACGCAGCCGGCTGCACATCCTCCGCATCACCAGCCTCTGGGCCTTCAGGCGCCTGCGGAGCTTTTCGTTCTCCTTCAGAGtcaggaagagtttttttttcaGGGTGTCTAAGTCCAAAAGGGCATAGCTGTGATCGGACGGCTGTGTGGGGAGGCGCCTCTTCAGCTCTGGGGGGCTAGCTGGTTGACCAGGGACCCCAGAAGCTTCTGGTGTGTGTGGCGGGACCTGAGGACAGAGGTCAGTCAGGGACCAGAGCAGCGGCCAGGGACCTGAGGCCAAGGGGGCTCCCCTGACACCCAGAACTGCTGGGCCGCAGCTGTTCCAGGTCAAGTCTGAGGTCCAGGCTGGTGCTCTGGTTCGAGCACCagttttcttcattctgtttGAAGCAAATCCCCTCAGACTGAGACCAGTCCTGTGCTGCCTTCACGCCCAGCCCAGCCTCACCTGTGCTCCTGGGCCTCCAACCTCGGGGGGCAGCTGCAGCACTTCAGCTGTCGTGTCCATCTTCCTCCCCAGGCCACACTCCCTGGAGCCCGTCTCAGGGAGGACCTGTAAAGACAGGGCGGAGCGAGCCGTTCATGGGTCCTCCCCAGCTGCTACTTATCCTGCCAGGAGTCCCTTCACACCACATGGGGGCTGCCAGGGCACCAGCAGGACAGCTAGCCTCCTCCACAGCCTGGGGCCAAACCTTTAGAAACGAGCAGGAGCCAGACTTGCGACTGGCTGCCACTGCTTGATACTGAACGGGAGAAGGAGGCATGGACGGCTTCGGCTTCTCCTTCTCTAGGAAAACGGAATCCAAGCCCCGACTTGTAAGGAAAGCATGATGAGCTCCAGTGGGCTGGCCTGGCGGGAAGGCGCAGGAGCTCAGTTGGAACACTTGTGACCAGCAGGGCAAACTCACCTTTCTCTCTCCAGAGGTGGCGTCTCCACTCCGGCCGGTAGGGTCCGTGTTCTCCCTCACCAGCTGCAAGAGATGCAGAGCTGCTGTGGACAGGCCCCGGGGTGGGCACAGGAGATCTGCACCAGAGGATCCATCAGGCCTCACCTGTCTCTGTCCCCAcgctcagcccagcccagctctcCTCTCACCATCCACCAGTGCCCCTCCTCCACAGTCCCCAAACCCTGGGTCAGAGACCCACTGAAGCCAGGGACCTGGCATTCTTCAAGGGAAAACACCCAGCTCAAAGCCTGCAGTCCCCAGGCCTCCAAAGAACTGAGCAGAAGCCATGGGGACCACAATTTCAACTCCCCGCACCCCGACTCTGCCCCCAGGCACCAAAAGCACTAGAGGCAGGACCACAAACGTTTCCTTAGGGTTAACCTGTCATCACTGGCAGTGGAGCAGTTTCCTACAAATGCCATGGAAGTCATCACCCTGACTGAACAGGGCGGGTAGAGGGTTCCTGATCCATGATGGGAGTTTCAGATCAGCAAACCGTAATTTCCAGAGTCCCCGGTACCACATCCCTGCAGTCCACAATACTGTGCTGTGCACTTTATGTGTGCTAAAACAGCAGATCTCAGGGTAAGTGTTCTTACCATAATaaagtaagtatatatatatataaaacaaaaggcCTTCTAcgtttaaaagaaagaagagctCCTCCATTAAGCGTCTACTTTGTGCCAAGCAATGTTCCTGGACATGGGAATAAAAGCCATGGAGCAAAGCCCAGCCCTCAGGGACCCCCTTAGCCCCTTAGACCACCTTTTCAACCCAACAGGTCTCCAGAGTTGGCCTGTTCCATCTTCTCATCATGACACCCACTTTTGGCTCAGGCCACTATGATCATCCTTACCTGTGATGCCACAGAGGCCTCTGAACCAGCCTCCAGAGGAACCTTCGGAAGTCACATCCCTCC is drawn from Bubalus kerabau isolate K-KA32 ecotype Philippines breed swamp buffalo chromosome 5, PCC_UOA_SB_1v2, whole genome shotgun sequence and contains these coding sequences:
- the THAP3 gene encoding THAP domain-containing protein 3 produces the protein MPKSCAARQCCNRYSNRRKQLTFHRFPFSRPELLKEWVLNIGRGDFEPKQHTVICSEHFRPECFSAFGNRKNLKHNAVPTVFAFQGPPQLVRENTDPTGRSGDATSGERKVLPETGSRECGLGRKMDTTAEVLQLPPEVGGPGAQVPPHTPEASGVPGQPASPPELKRRLPTQPSDHSYALLDLDTLKKKLFLTLKENEKLRRRLKAQRLVMRRMCSRLRARLAGRPGLQARPRLGQQS